Genomic DNA from Desulfonema ishimotonii:
GTTGGCAATGTCATCGTTGGTGACTTGCTCAGCCTCTGCCAGGGACTTGCCCTTGAGAAGTTCGGTCAGAGCCGACGAGGACGCAATGGCACTGGCGCAGCCGAAGGTCTGAAATTTCACATCCTTTATTCTTTCATTTTCATCCAGCTTGAAGGTCAGCTTGAGCGCGTCACCGCAGGCCAGAGAGCCGACCTCGCCCACACCGTCCGCATCTTCGATAACGCCGACGTTCCGGGGATTCAGAAAATGTTCTTTGACTTTATCAGTATATTCCCACATAAATAGCCTCCTGAGTCATCACGTTCCAAGTCATGAGAGCGTCTGATTCCCGGCGTTCCGCTTCCATGATATGTGGTGCAGGGAAATCCCTCTGGAAATGGCGGTTTCTGACGATTTGAAATCAGAAGAAGTGCGGACAGCAGGCCGGATATCATCCGAATGGTGTTGTTATGCCATCTCACAATCATAAGCATCCTGTGACAAAAAAAAAGAGGCCGGGCGATTTCACGGCCCGGCCCGTTCAGCAGTGTATGTGTCAGCACCGGTCAGTTTACGCATCGGTTCTGCCGGGTTTCGGGCCGTCCGGTCCCGGGCCCATGCAGCAGACGATGGGCAGGTATCTGACAAATATATTGCCAAAAAGGGCAATGGCGATATAAAAACGCCGGTATCCTTTTCCGGCGGTGCGGGAAGGGGGCATAATAATGCGTTCGTAAAGAATCTGAAAAAAACCGTTATTTCCGCAAAAACAGGACTTCCGCCTATGATGGGCTGACGGACGGCGGTTGAAACGGGTTTCTTACGACACCATCATAATTTTACCCGTAATTTATAAGGAATCAGGCGAGATTTTGAAGATAAGAGAAGTAATCGTTGTTGAGGGCAGAGATGATGTGCGGGCTGTGAAACAGGCTGTTGACGCAGAGATGATCACCACCAGCGGTTTCGGCATCACCAGAGAGACCTTTCGGCGGATTGCCTTTGCCCAGGAGAAAAAAGGCGTCATCATTTTCACAGACCCGGACCATGCAGGCGAACAGATCCGAAAGAGAATCAACCGTCGGGTCAGGGGCTGTAAAAACGCCTATCTGATTCAGGAAGACGCTATCCGAAAAGACAATATCGGCATAGAGAATGCCCGCCCGGAGAGCATCCGCAGGGCGCTGAAGCAGGCAAAGTGCATCACAGAAACCGCAGAGCCGGTCTTTACCGGCAGGGATCTGATGAAACACGATCTCACCGGCAGTAGCCATGCGGCAGAACGGCGAAAGGTGATGGGAAAAATTCTCGGCATCGGATATGCAAACGGGAAGCAGTGGCTCCGGCGGCTCAATCATTACGGCATCTCAAGAGCGCAGTTTGATACGGCACTGGGGGAATTGGCGGACGCCGGGGAATGACTATGGATTCTCGCTTTCGCGGGAATAAAAACGCCGGTTTTCCAAATTTTTAGAGTTAAATCAGGACGCACAAAAAAGAGCCGCAGTCCCGGATCACCGGAACTGCGGCTCTTTTGTTCCAAAGGTCGGAGAGACGCCTTTAAGCAGCGGTCTTCTTCGTATCGGGATTATAGCAGAGGCGGCAGCAGTTCATGCAGCGGCTCGCCTCTTTGAGTGCCACATCTTCCGGCAATACCAGATCCGCCTCATCAAAGGTGTGGATACGCTCTTCAACCGGCAGCTCCGGCATCTCTGCCCGCTTCGATCTGATCACGCCGTCCACATGGTCAAACAGCGATTCCGGGATATGCTTTTTATACAGCGCCTTTTCCGGTGCCGTCACCTCACCTGTTTCCAGATACTGGTGAATGGAACGCGCTGCCCGTCTGCCGCCGCCGATGGCTTCAACAACCAGCGAGGCACCCGTCGCCGAATCACCGCCCGTAAAGATTTTCGGCATACTCGACTGGAGGGTGATCGGATCGTTATCGATGGTGTTCCAGCGGGTGATCTCAAGATTTTCAAGGGCCTCAGCCCCTTCTTTGAAGGAGACATCCGGGCGCTGTCCGATGGCGCTGATAATCATATCCGCCTCAATCAGGGTCTCAGATCCTTCCAGGGGTACCGGACGGCG
This window encodes:
- the rnmV gene encoding ribonuclease M5, whose product is MKIREVIVVEGRDDVRAVKQAVDAEMITTSGFGITRETFRRIAFAQEKKGVIIFTDPDHAGEQIRKRINRRVRGCKNAYLIQEDAIRKDNIGIENARPESIRRALKQAKCITETAEPVFTGRDLMKHDLTGSSHAAERRKVMGKILGIGYANGKQWLRRLNHYGISRAQFDTALGELADAGE